Proteins encoded within one genomic window of Streptomyces sp. NBC_00523:
- a CDS encoding serine/threonine-protein kinase, protein MRLRESAQATASRLHAEVLSGRYRLDETLGSGGAADVYRGFDLTMRRPVAVKVFRPDTSLDTEESWRGEAQILARLHHPGLVTAFDAGHHDGRAFLVMQLVEGTTLKNRIAERPLSLDATAELGADLAHALAHAHEEGIVHRDVKPSNILLDSAHRPYLADFGISRPLDATTRTSTDTLVGTASYLAPEQVLGRSVGRPADVYALGLVLIECLTGRLEYGGGPVEAAIARLHRPPAVPPDVPEQFRALLGRMTAQDAEARPTARDCAHALTAPAGTAHTLPLPSPGAVPGPAGAAEPGHAGPPRAGADHTRRTRGRTAMAGGGVALAAVAAVVLAVTGSSAPSDAGPDTTRASTAPTGGAHARNDGGEHGTTSTPPPAARSTRPHAAVGTRTAETPSPRTSSASSVTSTPAPGSDTSTPPATPTRSTTPAPSKTSPTAPATPGEGTPSAPATPSATETASPRQPPGHPEKTAPARDGEDDRDG, encoded by the coding sequence ATGAGGCTTCGCGAATCTGCTCAGGCCACGGCTTCCCGGCTTCACGCCGAGGTGCTCAGCGGTCGGTACCGTCTTGACGAGACTCTCGGTTCGGGCGGTGCGGCGGACGTCTACCGGGGCTTCGACCTGACGATGAGACGACCGGTGGCCGTCAAGGTCTTCCGGCCCGACACCTCCCTCGACACCGAGGAGAGCTGGCGTGGCGAAGCACAGATCCTGGCCCGGCTGCACCACCCCGGACTGGTCACCGCCTTCGACGCCGGACACCACGACGGACGCGCCTTCCTGGTCATGCAGCTGGTCGAGGGCACCACGCTGAAGAACCGCATCGCCGAGAGGCCACTGTCCCTCGACGCCACCGCGGAACTCGGAGCGGACCTCGCCCACGCGCTGGCGCACGCCCACGAGGAGGGCATCGTCCACCGCGACGTCAAGCCGTCCAACATCCTCCTGGACTCCGCACACCGTCCGTACCTGGCCGACTTCGGCATATCCAGGCCCCTGGACGCAACGACCCGGACATCGACCGACACACTCGTGGGCACCGCGTCCTACCTGGCCCCCGAGCAGGTACTCGGCCGGTCCGTGGGACGACCCGCCGACGTCTACGCCCTCGGCCTGGTGCTCATCGAATGCCTCACCGGCAGGCTGGAGTACGGCGGTGGCCCCGTCGAAGCCGCGATCGCCCGCCTGCACCGCCCGCCCGCCGTGCCGCCCGACGTACCCGAGCAGTTCCGCGCCCTGCTCGGCCGGATGACGGCCCAGGACGCCGAGGCCCGCCCGACGGCCCGCGATTGCGCCCACGCCCTGACGGCGCCGGCCGGCACGGCGCACACGCTCCCCCTCCCTTCGCCCGGCGCCGTGCCCGGGCCGGCCGGGGCGGCAGAGCCCGGACACGCCGGTCCGCCGCGCGCCGGGGCCGACCACACCCGCCGCACCCGCGGACGCACCGCCATGGCCGGCGGAGGCGTCGCCCTCGCCGCCGTCGCAGCGGTCGTACTCGCCGTCACGGGAAGCTCCGCCCCGTCCGACGCCGGCCCGGACACGACCCGGGCCTCCACCGCCCCCACGGGAGGCGCTCACGCCCGTAACGACGGAGGCGAGCACGGGACGACGAGCACCCCGCCACCGGCCGCACGGTCCACCCGTCCGCACGCCGCGGTCGGCACCCGTACCGCGGAGACGCCATCACCCCGTACCTCCTCCGCCTCGTCCGTCACCTCCACTCCCGCCCCCGGCTCGGACACATCGACACCCCCGGCCACGCCCACGAGGAGCACGACGCCCGCCCCCTCGAAGACGTCTCCCACCGCGCCGGCCACACCAGGCGAGGGAACCCCGTCAGCGCCGGCGACACCGAGCGCCACGGAGACCGCGTCGCCTCGGCAGCCGCCCGGCCACCCGGAGAAGACAGCACCGGCCCGGGACGGGGAGGACGACCGAGACGGCTGA
- a CDS encoding serine hydrolase, which yields MTTSRTTGRRRAALCAAVAAGVLAPVALAAAPASAATTSVSCTSGRAGLAAQLTKDITAALKGRKSTVALALYDRSTSTTCTLRATTTYDSASVVKATVLATLLWDNSQHNRYLTQREIDLSTKMITKSDNDATTALWKQLGTTKVNAFLKAAGMTHTVPGSGGYWGLTQITAQDEQRLLTLLTSKNSVLTDSARSYELGLMKKVVSSQRWGTPAGAVTGTTVQLKNGWLQRSTHGWRVHSIGAFTGNGHDYGLTVLTQDNKTMNDGINTIQAVARVVHKDLNPRIMHRRVFTAPVAPQEAVPPVPEAPAGRMLTANPR from the coding sequence ATGACCACGTCCCGTACCACCGGGCGCCGCCGCGCCGCGCTCTGTGCCGCCGTCGCCGCCGGGGTCCTCGCGCCCGTCGCGCTCGCCGCAGCGCCCGCGTCCGCCGCGACCACCTCGGTGAGCTGCACCTCCGGGCGGGCCGGGCTCGCCGCCCAGCTGACCAAGGACATCACCGCCGCGCTCAAGGGCCGCAAGTCCACCGTCGCGCTCGCGCTCTACGACCGGTCCACCAGCACCACGTGCACGCTGCGCGCGACGACCACGTACGACTCCGCGAGCGTCGTGAAGGCGACCGTGCTGGCCACGCTCCTGTGGGACAACTCCCAGCACAACCGCTACCTCACCCAGCGCGAGATCGACCTCAGCACCAAGATGATCACCAAGTCCGACAACGACGCGACCACCGCCCTGTGGAAGCAGCTCGGCACCACCAAGGTCAACGCCTTCCTCAAGGCGGCCGGGATGACCCACACCGTGCCCGGCTCCGGCGGCTACTGGGGCCTGACCCAGATAACCGCCCAGGACGAGCAGCGGCTGCTCACCCTGCTCACCTCGAAGAACTCCGTGCTCACCGACAGCGCCCGCTCCTACGAGCTGGGGCTGATGAAGAAGGTCGTCTCCTCGCAGCGCTGGGGCACCCCGGCCGGTGCCGTCACCGGGACCACCGTCCAGCTGAAGAACGGCTGGCTGCAGCGCTCCACCCACGGCTGGCGGGTCCACAGCATCGGCGCCTTCACGGGCAACGGCCACGACTACGGGCTGACCGTGCTCACCCAGGACAACAAAACGATGAACGACGGCATCAACACCATCCAGGCCGTCGCCCGGGTCGTCCACAAGGACCTCAACCCGCGCATCATGCACCGCAGGGTCTTCACCGCCCCCGTCGCCCCGCAGGAAGCCGTACCGCCGGTCCCGGAGGCGCCCGCCGGCCGCATGCTCACCGCCAACCCGCGGTAG